In Lactococcus paracarnosus, a genomic segment contains:
- a CDS encoding MarR family winged helix-turn-helix transcriptional regulator, with the protein MEKYQFVDRPNQARIKATSEAYHDIDENLVLNFLDFQWTYREMEKQYDALFDSFGLTESRFLILMFLKRANENMLLPSQISEKLGASRPTVSKLLKAMAQKGLVEKYESEKDGRSSYFKMTTMGDETLKTFMPHNFEAVKIIFGQLSKADHDNLKRLLAAINLGTETLRKAGTNL; encoded by the coding sequence TTGGAAAAATACCAATTTGTGGATAGGCCCAATCAGGCAAGAATTAAGGCGACTTCGGAAGCGTATCATGATATTGATGAAAATTTAGTTTTGAATTTTTTGGATTTTCAATGGACATATAGAGAAATGGAAAAACAGTATGACGCATTATTTGATAGCTTTGGATTAACAGAATCTAGATTTCTCATCTTGATGTTTTTAAAAAGAGCAAATGAGAATATGTTGTTGCCTTCTCAGATATCGGAAAAGCTTGGTGCATCAAGGCCAACAGTAAGTAAACTACTAAAAGCGATGGCACAAAAAGGACTAGTTGAAAAATATGAATCAGAAAAAGATGGTCGGTCATCTTATTTCAAAATGACAACGATGGGGGATGAGACTTTAAAAACATTTATGCCTCATAATTTTGAAGCTGTAAAAATTATTTTTGGTCAGCTCAGTAAAGCAGATCATGATAACTTAAAAAGGTTGCTCGCAGCAATTAATTTGGGAACTGAAACGTTACGGAAAGCAGGCACTAACTTATGA
- a CDS encoding rhodanese-like domain-containing protein: MKSEKIKLLETLLSLYINHTEIVDDMAKTDPTYVVLDVRNAPDFVKKDQIKGAVAIPAKMLASKLDSLDKRKTYVVYDWTAGTTLGKEALHILLSAGFEAYELSCALEGWKGMNLPIEQIVQ; the protein is encoded by the coding sequence ATGAAATCAGAGAAAATAAAATTATTAGAAACTTTGCTTAGTTTATATATCAATCATACAGAAATTGTTGATGATATGGCTAAAACAGATCCAACGTATGTTGTATTGGATGTTAGAAATGCACCAGATTTTGTAAAGAAAGATCAAATAAAAGGCGCAGTAGCAATCCCTGCAAAAATGTTAGCAAGTAAACTTGACAGTTTGGATAAGCGCAAGACCTATGTTGTCTATGACTGGACGGCAGGTACTACTTTAGGAAAAGAAGCCTTACATATCCTATTGTCCGCAGGGTTTGAAGCATATGAACTCTCTTGTGCATTAGAAGGATGGAAGGGCATGAACTTGCCTATAGAGCAAATTGTTCAGTAA
- a CDS encoding DNA cytosine methyltransferase codes for MTENNATVSTPYTIASFFGGVGGIDLGFIKTKKFSSVFINEFDKNAQETISKNFPDVKLDRRDIHIVDTDTDTGFNTHLLDTDLIVGGFPCQAFSIAGYRKGFDDDRGDLFFELLRMIKKHQPRAIFIENVKNLVTHDHSNTFRVIREALTLEGYYVKWKVLNATEYGNIPQNRERIYIVGFADKKAFETFKFPEPQELTTKLSDVIDFNKLEDDKYYYKQGRQNFYEQLEKEVISQDSVYQWRRQYVRENKSGVVPTLTANMGTGGHNVPLIKSDTGIRKLTPRETFNVQGFPKDFILPENLSNGALYKQAGNSVVVPVIERIAENIAKALDSTPNIVKPVNINDTYALYHVIMNGRLEGESDFVQQFNSNSELKDFCDTNKISVLNEDEYLKIIQKNGIADFYIVLNPSK; via the coding sequence ATGACTGAAAACAATGCAACTGTAAGTACCCCTTACACTATCGCAAGCTTTTTTGGAGGCGTAGGTGGTATTGATTTGGGCTTTATTAAGACCAAAAAGTTCAGTTCGGTGTTCATCAATGAATTTGACAAAAATGCACAGGAAACTATTTCTAAGAATTTTCCTGATGTTAAGCTTGACCGTCGAGATATTCACATTGTTGATACTGATACTGATACTGGATTTAATACCCATTTATTAGATACAGATTTAATAGTTGGTGGATTTCCCTGTCAGGCTTTTTCCATTGCTGGTTATCGAAAAGGATTTGATGATGACCGTGGAGATTTATTCTTTGAACTCCTTAGAATGATTAAAAAACATCAACCACGAGCTATTTTCATTGAAAATGTTAAAAACTTAGTTACCCATGACCATAGTAATACTTTTCGTGTAATTCGTGAAGCTTTGACGCTCGAAGGATATTACGTTAAATGGAAAGTTTTAAATGCCACAGAATACGGTAATATTCCACAAAATCGTGAACGCATCTATATTGTTGGATTTGCTGATAAAAAAGCTTTTGAGACCTTTAAATTTCCAGAACCACAGGAATTAACAACAAAACTTTCAGATGTCATCGACTTTAATAAATTAGAAGATGATAAATATTACTATAAACAAGGACGTCAAAACTTCTATGAACAACTTGAAAAAGAGGTTATCTCACAAGATTCTGTTTATCAGTGGCGCAGACAATATGTCCGTGAAAATAAAAGTGGTGTTGTCCCAACTTTAACTGCGAATATGGGTACTGGCGGTCACAATGTTCCTCTCATTAAATCAGATACAGGGATCAGAAAACTTACTCCACGTGAAACATTCAATGTACAAGGATTCCCTAAAGATTTTATACTTCCCGAAAACCTTTCTAATGGGGCTTTGTATAAACAGGCTGGAAATTCTGTTGTTGTCCCTGTTATTGAACGAATTGCAGAAAATATCGCTAAAGCTTTAGACAGTACCCCAAATATTGTAAAACCTGTTAATATTAATGACACTTATGCCCTCTACCATGTTATAATGAATGGAAGACTTGAGGGTGAAAGCGATTTTGTACAACAATTTAATTCCAATTCTGAATTGAAAGACTTTTGCGATACTAACAAAATATCCGTTCTTAATGAAGATGAGTATCTCAAAATAATTCAGAAAAATGGAATTGCAGATTTTTATATCGTTTTGAATCCCTCAAAATAA